From the genome of Syntrophorhabdaceae bacterium:
ACCATCGACGAGATAGCCGACAGGACAACGGAAATGGAACGAAAGGTCCGTGAGATAGGCATCACCCTCGAACGCCCCTTCCTGACCACTCAGACCATACCCTTCTCGGGCCTCCCCTTTCTGCGCATCACCGACAAGGGCCTCGCAGACATCAAGAACCGGCGACTGGTTCCGCTCTTTGTTGATTAGAGACGGTTTCAGTGTTTTAGAGTTCAAATGTTCCAGTGTAAAAAAGACAAAAGACCTTAATCTTTCATCTGTTCTTTGAGGTGCCCGAGAAGGACAATTTGTTTTCCGTGCCCTTTATCAGGCGGGAGATGTTGTCCTTGTGGCGGAGAATGACAAAGAGGGTGATAAGGCTCGCCATGCCGACAAACGCACAGGGGGCCTTGACGAGGTAGAGGCCGATGGGCACTACTACCGCCCCGATGATGGATGCCAGCGATACATAGCGCCATATGGCAAAGATGACGATAAAGGCAACAAAAGCCAGGAAGATGGTCACGGGGCTGATGCCAAGATAGACACCAAGCGCGGTGGCGACACCCTTCCCTCCCCTGAACCTCAGGAAGACAGGAAAGACGTGGCCCAGGAACGCCATGAGCCCCACCAGAGCGATAACATACTCTGGTACGTCAAGGGCCATAGCCAGGGCAACCGGCAGGTAGCCCTTGGCGGCGTCGCACAGGAGCGTGATGATCCCCAG
Proteins encoded in this window:
- the plsY gene encoding glycerol-3-phosphate 1-O-acyltransferase PlsY, which produces MNPLINPLLVVFAYLIGSIPVGVILGRLKGVDPRKTGSGNIGATNVMRAAGKKLGIITLLCDAAKGYLPVALAMALDVPEYVIALVGLMAFLGHVFPVFLRFRGGKGVATALGVYLGISPVTIFLAFVAFIVIFAIWRYVSLASIIGAVVVPIGLYLVKAPCAFVGMASLITLFVILRHKDNISRLIKGTENKLSFSGTSKNR